In Lujinxingia sediminis, a single genomic region encodes these proteins:
- a CDS encoding ABC transporter substrate-binding protein: MRISPFRFVRRALFPVVLLAFCLSLSACPSCSQQVDEGDAFVVILDASPKGLDPRFATSDSSAKIVGLLHAGLVSLDTANGDRELRLAHTIEQTSPVRYEVELRDDIYFHDGTPVTSADVEYTYMELDSELVRSPFAGLTRRIERFEVLDERRFVITLKAPHAPFMSDMALGIVPRHQCAGFEECPGAPLGAGPFAYVSQQGDMRVELRAFDDYFEGRPSIDRLVFKVVRDDNARLLALLGNTADLVQNAVAPLMLPVVEDSDRLETMSTPSFKYTYLAFNLEHEILKDLRVREAIAHAIDREAIIKHKFRGAARLSTGMLAPEHWAYESNVKRFDFDPERARQILDEAGYAPGPDGVRFELDFKISASKFRRSMAELIAQQLGEVGIAVRVRSYEWGTFFHDVRSRNFAMTTLQWPSVLEPSLYRWIFHSDNIPSPDNRAAGANRGAYRNARIDELLEAGDRETDPDKRRAIYSEVQQILARELPYVSLWHEDNIAVLRKGTERYYTTPNARFDALKQVVPAHKANIQPTPEVQP; this comes from the coding sequence ATGCGCATCTCCCCGTTTCGCTTTGTGCGGCGCGCGCTTTTCCCGGTCGTGCTGCTGGCCTTCTGCCTCAGCTTAAGCGCCTGTCCTTCATGTTCGCAGCAGGTCGATGAGGGCGACGCCTTCGTGGTGATCCTCGACGCTTCGCCCAAAGGCCTCGATCCGCGTTTTGCGACCAGCGACTCCAGCGCCAAAATTGTCGGGCTTCTGCATGCCGGACTCGTCTCTCTCGATACCGCCAACGGCGACCGGGAACTGCGCCTGGCCCACACCATCGAGCAGACCTCACCGGTGCGTTATGAGGTCGAGCTGCGCGATGATATCTACTTTCATGACGGCACCCCGGTGACCTCGGCCGACGTCGAATACACCTATATGGAACTCGACAGTGAGCTTGTGCGCTCCCCCTTTGCCGGTCTTACGCGCCGCATTGAGCGCTTTGAGGTGCTCGATGAGCGTCGCTTTGTCATTACGCTCAAAGCGCCGCACGCCCCCTTTATGAGCGATATGGCGCTGGGAATTGTGCCGCGTCACCAGTGCGCTGGTTTTGAAGAATGCCCCGGCGCGCCGCTGGGCGCAGGCCCCTTTGCCTATGTGTCACAGCAGGGGGATATGCGCGTGGAGCTGCGCGCCTTCGACGACTATTTTGAGGGGCGGCCCTCCATCGATCGCCTCGTCTTCAAAGTCGTGCGTGACGATAACGCTCGCCTGCTCGCGCTGCTCGGTAATACCGCCGATCTTGTGCAGAACGCTGTCGCTCCGCTGATGCTCCCGGTGGTCGAAGACTCCGATCGCCTGGAGACGATGAGCACGCCCTCGTTCAAATACACCTACCTGGCCTTCAACCTGGAGCATGAGATCTTAAAAGATCTGCGTGTCCGGGAGGCGATTGCACATGCGATTGATCGTGAGGCGATCATTAAACATAAATTTCGTGGTGCGGCGCGCCTCTCCACCGGCATGCTCGCTCCGGAGCATTGGGCCTACGAGTCGAACGTGAAACGCTTTGACTTCGATCCGGAGCGCGCCCGACAGATCCTCGATGAAGCCGGCTACGCGCCGGGGCCCGACGGGGTGCGTTTTGAGCTGGATTTTAAGATCTCCGCCAGTAAGTTTCGCCGCTCCATGGCCGAGCTTATTGCCCAGCAGCTCGGCGAGGTGGGGATTGCTGTGCGGGTGCGCTCCTATGAGTGGGGCACGTTTTTTCATGACGTGCGCAGCCGTAACTTCGCGATGACCACCCTGCAGTGGCCCTCGGTACTGGAGCCCAGCCTCTACCGCTGGATCTTTCACTCCGACAACATTCCCTCGCCAGACAATCGCGCCGCCGGCGCCAACCGCGGTGCCTACCGCAACGCCCGCATCGACGAGCTGCTCGAAGCCGGCGACCGGGAGACCGACCCTGATAAGCGCCGCGCCATCTACAGCGAGGTGCAGCAGATTCTCGCGCGCGAGCTCCCCTACGTCTCACTCTGGCACGAAGACAATATCGCCGTGCTGCGTAAGGGCACCGAGCGGTATTATACCACGCCCAACGCGCGTTTTGATGCGCTCAAGCAGGTGGTCCCCGCGCATAAAGCCAACATCCAGCCGACGCCAGAGGTGCAGCCATGA
- a CDS encoding GspE/PulE family protein: MVGPTSFVDYSVRHLSQALMAQGLLNQEQARRAVEQEAVVRHGLLKARADQAGRRRASYKVTPAEVIAQLEFRQPSGDLLDEDAIMAALARDAGLPFEKPDPLELDMELIARTMSQPFARRHSCVALRREEGRTIIALDNPYDPQLLHELHTLIPGELSIVVSPKSDILRIVTEVYGLRSSISAAQEELSLGIDIGNLEQLIRLKDVGDIEATDRPIVNAVEYLLHYAFDQRASDIHLEPKRDRTVVRLRIDGVLHGVYEFPRAIHAALISRVKMLARMDIAEKRRPQDGRIKTERAGREVELRVSTLPVAFGEKAVIRVFDPQALIQNLDHIGFYKDDLTQWRSFINRPHGLILVTGPTGSGKTTTLYSTLRELAGPDVNITTVEDPIEMVYEEFNQVLVQRRIDVDFSTALRTILRQDPDIIMVGEIRDGETAAMATQAALTGHLVFSTLHTNDTPSAINRLIDMEVEPFLMASTMVGVMAQRLLRTICPRCKVQGTLNAEQVELLQIKLPPRSSQSLPMWYGEGCVKCRGTGYFGRTAIFELLPVDETVRQLIAKRASAPEIRKAARANGMMSLRECAIKKLAQGLTTFEEVMTVVSDVT; this comes from the coding sequence ATGGTTGGACCCACCTCCTTTGTCGATTATTCAGTGCGCCACCTCTCCCAGGCGTTGATGGCCCAGGGGCTTCTCAACCAGGAGCAGGCTCGCCGAGCCGTGGAGCAAGAGGCCGTGGTGCGCCACGGGCTGCTCAAGGCGAGGGCCGACCAGGCCGGTCGCCGGCGCGCAAGCTACAAGGTGACTCCGGCCGAGGTCATCGCTCAGCTGGAGTTTCGCCAGCCCTCCGGCGATCTGCTCGACGAGGACGCCATCATGGCCGCGCTGGCCCGCGACGCCGGGCTTCCCTTCGAGAAGCCCGACCCGCTGGAGCTGGACATGGAGCTCATCGCGCGCACGATGAGCCAGCCCTTTGCGCGCCGTCACAGCTGCGTGGCGCTGCGCCGCGAGGAGGGCCGCACCATCATCGCGCTCGATAACCCCTACGACCCTCAGCTGCTCCACGAGCTGCACACGCTCATCCCCGGTGAGCTCAGCATCGTGGTCAGCCCCAAGAGCGACATCCTGCGCATTGTGACCGAGGTCTACGGGCTGCGATCCTCGATCTCGGCCGCCCAGGAAGAACTCTCGCTGGGCATTGATATCGGTAACCTCGAGCAGCTCATTCGCCTTAAAGATGTGGGCGATATCGAGGCCACCGACCGCCCCATCGTCAACGCGGTGGAGTACCTGCTGCATTATGCCTTCGACCAGCGCGCCAGCGACATTCACCTGGAGCCCAAGCGCGATCGCACCGTGGTGCGCCTGCGCATCGACGGGGTGTTGCACGGGGTCTACGAGTTTCCGCGCGCCATTCACGCCGCACTGATCAGCCGCGTCAAAATGCTCGCGCGCATGGATATCGCCGAGAAACGCCGCCCCCAGGACGGTCGCATCAAGACCGAGCGCGCCGGGCGCGAGGTGGAGTTGCGAGTCTCGACCCTGCCGGTGGCCTTTGGCGAGAAGGCGGTCATCCGCGTCTTCGATCCGCAGGCGTTGATTCAGAACCTCGACCATATCGGTTTTTATAAAGATGACCTGACGCAATGGCGCAGCTTCATCAACCGCCCCCATGGTCTGATCCTTGTGACCGGCCCCACCGGCAGCGGTAAGACCACCACGCTCTACTCCACCCTGCGCGAGCTGGCCGGCCCCGACGTCAACATCACCACCGTCGAAGACCCCATTGAGATGGTCTACGAGGAGTTCAACCAGGTGCTGGTCCAGCGCCGCATCGACGTGGACTTTAGCACCGCATTGCGCACGATTCTGCGTCAGGATCCCGACATCATTATGGTCGGTGAGATCCGCGACGGGGAAACCGCCGCCATGGCCACCCAGGCCGCGCTCACAGGCCACCTGGTCTTCTCGACCTTGCATACCAACGACACCCCCTCGGCCATCAATCGGCTGATCGATATGGAGGTCGAGCCCTTTTTGATGGCCTCGACCATGGTCGGGGTGATGGCACAGCGCCTGCTGCGCACGATCTGCCCGCGCTGCAAAGTCCAGGGCACGCTGAACGCCGAGCAGGTGGAACTCTTGCAGATCAAGCTCCCACCCCGAAGCTCTCAGAGCCTGCCGATGTGGTATGGTGAGGGCTGTGTCAAATGTCGGGGCACCGGTTACTTCGGGCGCACCGCGATCTTTGAGCTCTTGCCGGTCGATGAGACTGTGCGTCAGCTGATCGCAAAGCGCGCCAGCGCCCCGGAGATTCGCAAAGCCGCGCGCGCCAACGGCATGATGTCGCTGCGGGAATGCGCCATCAAAAAACTCGCTCAAGGCCTCACGACCTTTGAAGAAGTGATGACGGTCGTATCGGATGTGACATGA
- a CDS encoding DUF1499 domain-containing protein encodes MKRKLFIAVGSLAGVLVCLMLVSACMWPMINVVETGQTPEYPEVQPGYYSTEPERILRESAASVQALERWTLVEQDEARRQLAAERRTRLGFVDDITIRVEPVTEFVSQVNVRSASRVGKGDFGQNARNIEEFFTELDLRLGSVKFDPGADGEAEDAEADSEQSGGGEGEAP; translated from the coding sequence ATGAAACGAAAGCTCTTTATCGCCGTCGGCTCTCTGGCCGGTGTTCTGGTGTGTTTGATGCTGGTCAGCGCCTGCATGTGGCCGATGATCAATGTGGTGGAGACCGGTCAAACACCGGAGTACCCGGAGGTTCAGCCGGGCTATTACTCGACCGAGCCCGAGCGGATTCTGCGCGAATCGGCCGCCAGCGTTCAAGCCCTGGAGCGCTGGACGCTCGTCGAGCAGGATGAGGCCCGGCGCCAGCTTGCCGCCGAGCGACGCACTCGCCTGGGGTTTGTCGATGATATCACCATCCGCGTCGAGCCGGTCACCGAGTTTGTCAGCCAGGTCAACGTGCGCAGCGCCTCAAGGGTGGGCAAGGGGGACTTCGGTCAGAACGCCCGCAACATCGAGGAGTTCTTCACCGAACTCGACCTGCGCCTGGGCTCCGTGAAGTTCGATCCCGGCGCCGATGGCGAGGCAGAAGATGCGGAGGCCGACAGCGAGCAATCGGGGGGAGGGGAGGGCGAAGCGCCCTGA
- a CDS encoding CBS domain-containing protein has translation MGEHDVKGMVGGEQLRHFMRRLLGDVRALEKMLDEGMIESGIRRIGAEQELFLLDSSYRPAPLAMRALERLNDKRFTTELAQFNLEFNLEPRIFGDDCLGKMEDDIVELVDKVRQVLAEDKGHVALAGILPTLQKSDLGLDSMTPNPRYRVLNDALSRLRGGDYEFYIKGQDEFIVKHDSVMLEACNTSFQVHFQVGPDEFAKLYNVAQVVAAPVTALAANSPLLFGKRLWHETRIALLEQSIDTRPTRHHMRDLNPRVTFGTKWIDDSVLEIFREDIARFRLLFATELDEDPFEALAAGRVPGLKALCLHNGTVYRWNRPCYGISEGRPHLRIENRVLPAGPTPADEVANAAFWFGMMAGVVDAYGDMREKMNFDDARHNFFAAARHGLDAPMTWLDGKSGTVREVIESTLLPLSREALTRHGIRQQDVDRYMGIIEERVSTRRTGASWLLQSYGELGSSLTAGEKLSALTAATVRRQEANEPVHTWPLASVKERTTWRDNYLKVSQYMTTDLITVNDGELIDLVASVMDWQHLRHVPVEDNEHRLVGLVTRRTMMRLLGSGALRDEEPVPVSQIMERDVITVTPDTLTLDAIRIMGEKRISCLPVVDGEKLVGIITERDFMDIARDLLADKLRGEEPPAEAQAAE, from the coding sequence ATGGGTGAACACGACGTCAAAGGCATGGTCGGTGGAGAGCAACTCCGCCACTTTATGCGCCGCTTGTTGGGCGATGTTCGAGCGCTGGAGAAGATGCTCGATGAGGGCATGATCGAGAGCGGCATTCGTCGCATCGGTGCCGAGCAGGAGCTCTTTTTGCTCGACAGCTCCTATCGCCCCGCACCGCTTGCGATGCGCGCGCTGGAGCGACTTAACGATAAGCGCTTCACCACCGAGCTCGCGCAGTTCAACCTGGAGTTCAACCTCGAGCCCCGCATCTTCGGCGACGACTGCCTGGGCAAGATGGAAGACGACATCGTCGAGCTCGTCGATAAGGTCCGCCAGGTGCTGGCCGAGGATAAGGGCCATGTGGCCCTGGCCGGCATTTTGCCCACCCTGCAGAAGAGCGACCTGGGGCTGGACTCGATGACGCCCAACCCCCGCTACCGCGTCCTCAATGATGCGTTGAGCCGGCTGCGCGGCGGCGACTACGAGTTCTACATCAAGGGCCAGGATGAGTTCATCGTCAAACACGACTCGGTGATGCTTGAGGCTTGCAACACGTCCTTCCAGGTGCATTTTCAGGTAGGGCCGGACGAGTTCGCCAAGCTCTACAACGTGGCGCAGGTCGTCGCCGCGCCGGTCACAGCGCTGGCGGCCAACAGCCCGCTGCTCTTCGGGAAGCGCCTCTGGCATGAGACGCGCATCGCGCTCCTGGAGCAGTCGATCGATACCCGGCCTACCCGCCACCATATGCGCGATCTCAACCCCCGGGTGACCTTTGGCACGAAGTGGATCGATGACTCGGTGCTGGAGATCTTCCGCGAAGATATCGCCCGCTTCCGCCTGCTCTTTGCCACCGAGCTTGACGAAGATCCTTTTGAGGCGCTGGCCGCAGGCCGCGTGCCAGGGCTCAAGGCGCTGTGCTTGCATAACGGGACGGTCTACCGCTGGAATCGCCCCTGCTACGGCATCAGCGAGGGGCGGCCGCACCTGCGCATCGAGAACCGTGTGCTCCCGGCCGGTCCCACCCCTGCCGACGAGGTGGCCAACGCGGCCTTCTGGTTCGGGATGATGGCCGGCGTCGTCGACGCCTACGGCGATATGCGCGAGAAGATGAACTTCGATGATGCGCGTCACAACTTCTTTGCGGCCGCACGCCACGGGCTTGACGCCCCGATGACCTGGCTCGACGGGAAGTCGGGCACCGTGCGCGAAGTCATCGAATCGACGCTTTTGCCACTCTCCCGCGAGGCGCTCACTCGCCATGGCATTCGCCAGCAGGACGTCGACCGCTACATGGGCATCATCGAAGAGCGCGTTAGCACGCGGCGCACCGGCGCAAGCTGGCTTTTGCAGTCCTACGGGGAGCTCGGAAGCAGTCTGACGGCCGGCGAAAAACTCAGCGCCCTGACCGCCGCCACCGTGCGCCGCCAGGAGGCCAACGAGCCCGTGCACACCTGGCCGCTGGCCTCGGTTAAGGAGCGCACCACCTGGCGCGACAACTACCTGAAAGTCTCCCAGTACATGACCACCGATCTGATCACGGTGAACGACGGGGAGCTCATCGATCTGGTGGCCAGCGTGATGGACTGGCAGCACCTGCGTCATGTGCCCGTTGAGGATAACGAGCATCGTCTGGTGGGACTTGTGACGCGTCGCACGATGATGCGACTTCTGGGCAGCGGCGCGCTGCGCGATGAGGAGCCAGTGCCGGTGAGCCAGATCATGGAGCGCGACGTGATCACGGTCACTCCCGATACGCTCACCCTGGATGCGATCCGCATCATGGGCGAAAAACGCATCTCCTGTCTGCCGGTGGTCGACGGGGAGAAGCTCGTGGGGATCATCACCGAGCGCGACTTTATGGACATCGCCCGCGATCTTCTTGCCGATAAGCTCCGCGGTGAGGAGCCGCCCGCGGAGGCGCAGGCTGCCGAGTAG
- a CDS encoding DUF1592 domain-containing protein, translating into MNLRLQTVATLALWGALAGLMACPAPLQERPADQNTAAICEAGALDPGPGYARRLTHQEYIWSIHDILGVDLSAWRESLPRESYVDGFKNTAWGLTVSSRHVEVYAHLAREATAALSNDHRWLRNLSLCEETAERCARMLVEEAGMELFRRPLSSDETRRFAALLAQESSPEAGARLVIEAMLQAPQFLYRLESDRAPDTLNAAALKEPDAFVGTLAEEGIAAPLSVRPGTYRVSVQLANDAPHPIVATLSVGEVRSIERVAPFRTTRLSLQFAPTTAGMTSMQLAASPLHRPPGAPVAPRVIHVEVLGPLASQLNAEAESSYETRALSGFEMASRLSYFIWHSAPDRELLNAAAGGELDDAEGVARWARTMLEDARARRAFKSYLAEWLHLDTLATVERSPERFPDFSEHLIEDMRLEIENFSQAIAFDDQADWLSIFDARFSYLTPRLARYYGMETEAAPDEPTAFDENSPRGGLLTQGALLTASTSNDTTSPVKRGIFVRERFLCQSVPSPASNAVMQAAPDTEGLSTRERLQRHSDDPSCNFCHRAADPIGFGLEAFDATGRHRSVDDTGHPLDVRGAITQSPYERDTLHFEGARQLGELLSESENAERCMVEQMYQYAVGRPTVDVDRCTLNAIIDEARSQGRSYTDITVAIVSSEAFRHVRQHRYPGGTP; encoded by the coding sequence TTGAACCTACGCTTGCAAACCGTTGCTACACTTGCGCTCTGGGGCGCGCTGGCAGGGCTGATGGCCTGCCCCGCTCCACTTCAGGAGCGCCCCGCCGACCAGAACACAGCCGCGATCTGCGAGGCCGGCGCTCTGGATCCGGGACCGGGCTACGCCCGGCGCCTGACCCATCAGGAGTACATCTGGAGCATCCACGATATTCTGGGGGTGGATTTGAGCGCCTGGCGCGAGAGCCTGCCCCGGGAGTCCTACGTCGACGGCTTTAAAAACACAGCCTGGGGTCTGACCGTCTCAAGTCGTCACGTGGAGGTGTACGCGCACCTGGCCCGGGAGGCCACCGCCGCGCTCTCGAACGACCACCGGTGGTTACGCAACCTGAGCCTCTGCGAAGAGACCGCCGAGCGCTGCGCCCGCATGCTGGTCGAGGAGGCAGGCATGGAGCTCTTCCGCCGCCCGCTCAGCAGCGATGAAACGCGGCGCTTCGCTGCACTCCTCGCGCAGGAATCGTCGCCGGAGGCTGGCGCCCGGCTCGTGATCGAGGCGATGTTGCAGGCCCCGCAATTTCTCTATCGGCTGGAGAGCGACCGTGCCCCTGACACGTTGAACGCCGCCGCGCTCAAAGAGCCGGACGCCTTCGTTGGCACGCTTGCCGAAGAAGGCATCGCCGCCCCGTTGAGCGTAAGGCCCGGCACCTACCGCGTGAGCGTCCAGCTGGCCAATGATGCGCCCCACCCCATCGTCGCAACCCTGAGCGTGGGCGAGGTCCGAAGCATCGAGCGCGTCGCGCCCTTTCGCACCACACGCTTAAGCCTGCAGTTCGCGCCAACCACTGCCGGTATGACCTCGATGCAACTTGCCGCATCCCCCCTGCATCGTCCCCCCGGCGCTCCGGTTGCCCCGCGGGTGATCCACGTGGAGGTGCTCGGCCCGCTGGCCTCTCAGCTCAACGCCGAGGCCGAGTCCTCCTATGAGACGCGCGCGCTGAGCGGCTTTGAGATGGCCAGCCGCCTCTCCTACTTCATCTGGCACTCCGCGCCCGACCGTGAGCTGCTCAACGCGGCCGCCGGCGGGGAGCTCGACGACGCCGAAGGCGTCGCCCGGTGGGCCCGCACGATGCTCGAGGATGCGCGCGCGCGCCGCGCCTTTAAGAGTTACCTGGCTGAGTGGTTGCACCTCGACACCCTGGCCACCGTCGAGCGCAGCCCGGAGCGCTTCCCGGACTTCTCCGAGCATCTCATTGAAGATATGCGCCTGGAGATCGAGAACTTCTCTCAGGCCATCGCCTTTGACGACCAGGCCGACTGGCTCTCGATCTTCGACGCGCGCTTTAGCTACCTGACCCCTCGCCTGGCCCGCTATTACGGCATGGAGACCGAGGCTGCCCCCGATGAGCCGACGGCGTTTGATGAGAACAGCCCCCGCGGCGGCCTGCTCACCCAGGGGGCGCTGCTCACAGCGAGCACCAGCAATGACACGACCTCCCCGGTTAAACGCGGCATCTTCGTGCGCGAGCGTTTTCTATGTCAGTCCGTACCCTCACCGGCCTCCAATGCCGTGATGCAGGCCGCGCCGGATACCGAAGGATTGAGCACCCGCGAGAGGTTGCAGCGCCACAGCGATGATCCCTCCTGCAACTTCTGCCACCGCGCGGCCGATCCCATCGGCTTTGGTCTGGAGGCCTTTGATGCCACCGGGCGCCACCGCAGCGTCGATGACACCGGGCACCCGCTCGATGTGCGCGGCGCCATCACGCAAAGCCCCTACGAGCGCGACACCCTGCATTTTGAAGGCGCCCGCCAGCTGGGCGAACTTCTCTCCGAGAGCGAAAACGCTGAGCGTTGCATGGTCGAGCAGATGTACCAGTACGCGGTGGGCCGACCTACGGTCGACGTCGACCGGTGCACACTCAACGCGATCATCGATGAGGCACGAAGCCAGGGGCGCTCTTACACCGACATCACCGTGGCGATCGTATCGAGCGAGGCATTTCGCCATGTACGCCAGCATCGCTACCCGGGAGGCACGCCATGA
- a CDS encoding TlpA family protein disulfide reductase — translation MSQPTPGMPPGSLEDAPSVDTTPSGAPPVDKKNMALSTLIGLVVGVLLVVNAWNLWGPTAGLRSGQPAPDLALPMLGTGEVVDLQDYRGQVVLIDFWATWCPPCREQMPTLQRLADDPEFEAAVLSVNTDDPTADREALVETYLDYNGLTLPTLLDEGPVRARFKVRAVPTLVVVDAQGRVVTSSSGLHSEADLRAFAAEAAAQ, via the coding sequence ATGAGTCAGCCCACCCCCGGTATGCCCCCGGGCAGCCTGGAGGACGCACCGAGCGTCGACACGACGCCTTCAGGCGCGCCGCCCGTCGACAAGAAAAACATGGCCCTCTCCACGTTGATTGGCCTTGTTGTCGGGGTGTTGCTGGTGGTCAACGCCTGGAACCTCTGGGGGCCCACCGCCGGGCTGCGCTCCGGCCAGCCCGCGCCAGATCTTGCGTTGCCGATGCTGGGTACCGGTGAGGTCGTGGACCTTCAGGATTACCGCGGTCAGGTGGTGCTCATCGACTTCTGGGCCACCTGGTGCCCGCCCTGCCGCGAGCAGATGCCGACGCTGCAGCGCCTGGCCGATGATCCGGAGTTTGAGGCGGCGGTGCTCTCGGTAAACACCGATGATCCCACCGCGGATCGCGAAGCTCTGGTGGAGACCTACCTCGACTACAATGGCTTGACGCTGCCCACACTCCTTGATGAAGGGCCGGTCCGGGCGCGCTTTAAGGTGCGGGCGGTACCCACCCTTGTGGTCGTGGACGCGCAGGGACGTGTGGTCACATCGAGCTCCGGGCTGCACTCGGAGGCTGATCTGCGGGCGTTCGCTGCAGAGGCCGCCGCGCAGTGA